One window of the Vigna radiata var. radiata cultivar VC1973A chromosome 1, Vradiata_ver6, whole genome shotgun sequence genome contains the following:
- the LOC106761119 gene encoding uncharacterized protein LOC106761119 yields MENNGRRTLADHTTVVGPHHFNIIARLRVNAGNMEVKPALIQLVKSNPFNELSHESPYEHLTTFNEICNIVKINGVPDEAIKLSLFPFSLGGNTKLWLKFVVEDSFTE; encoded by the coding sequence ATGGAGAACAATGGTAGACGTACTCTAGCGGATCACACCACTGTTGTTGGTCCTCATCACTTTAATATCATTGCAAGGCTGAGGGTTAATGCTGGAAACATGGAGGTGAAACCGGCGTTGAtacaattggtgaagagcaaccCATTCAATGAACtgtctcatgaaagtccatatgaacATCTGACCACATTCAATGAGATTTGCAACATTGTGAAGATCAATGGTGTACCTGATGAGGCTATTAAACTTagcctgtttcctttctcattgggaggcaacaCTAAGCTATGGTTGAAGTTTGTCGTTGAAGATAGCTTTACTGAATAG